Proteins found in one Macrobrachium nipponense isolate FS-2020 chromosome 35, ASM1510439v2, whole genome shotgun sequence genomic segment:
- the LOC135208696 gene encoding transcription initiation factor TFIID subunit 13-like — MASADDSFDQFEEEEAGETQSEATISSGTGGRKRLFSKELRCMMYGFGDDQNPYTESVDLLEDLVLEFITQMTQRAMEVGRSGRVQVEDVLYLVRKDKRKYARVHDLLNMNEELKKARKAFDEVKYAGL, encoded by the exons ATGGCATCTGCAGACGACAGTTTTGATCAG tttgaggaggaggaagcaggggAGACTCAGAGTGAAGCTACCATATCCTCTGGAACTGGAGGAAGAAAAAGGTTGTTTTCCAAGGAATTGCGATGCATGATGTATGGTTTTGGAGACGATCAAAACCCATATACAGAAAGTGTGGACCTTTTAGAAGATCTTGTATTAGAATTCATAACACAAATG ACTCAACGGGCAATGGAAGTGGGCAGATCAGGTCGAGTTCAGGTTGAGGATGTCCTCTACTTGGTGAGGAAAGACAAGAGGAAGTATGCTCGAGTTCACGACCTTCTGAATatgaatgaagaattaaagaaagCTAGGAAAGCCTTTGATGAAGTTAAATATGCTGGCTTGTGA
- the LOC135208695 gene encoding general transcription and DNA repair factor IIH helicase subunit XPB-like, with the protein MPKKNRSRRQDDAYSDEEEAEELEGIPQASKRNVEEKGVQTTPKDQYGAFDFRAQLELRDDYTSRPLWVAPNGHIFLESYSPVYQHAKDFLITIAEPVCRPEFIHEYKLTAYSLYAAVSVGMQTHDIIEYLRRLCKTSLPPGICDFIQSCTLSYGKVKLVLKKNRYYVESDFPEVIQKLVKHPAVQECMLRPSDGVFSSEKQKSQAIMFTSHQAQMAGGGDNPEEEDADKDPKDGTTVIPEDINDLYEKLDKADDDEDEERASHTVSFEVNQDKIENLQKTCIGLDYPLLAEYDFKNDTVNESIKIDLKPSAVLRPYQEKSLRKMFGNGRARSGIIVLPCGAGKSLVGVTACCTVNKKALVLCNSGVSVEQWKQQFKMWSTATDDMICRFTSDAKDKPFNAGILITTYAMISHNQKRAYEAEQTMNWLKEQEWGIMVLDEVHTIPAKMFRRVLTIVQSHCKLGLTATLVREDDKIADLNFLIGPKLYEANWLELQKEGYIAKVQCAEVWCPMTPEFYREYLNGKVSDQKIKLLCGMNPNKFRTCEFLIKYHENRNDKIIVFIDEVYALVHYAKTMQKMYICGKTNQKERMTIIQNFKLNPKVNTIFFSRVADTSFDIPEANVLIEISSQGGSRRQEAQRLGRILRAKKGAVAENYNAFFYALLSQDTREMGYSRKRQSFLINQGYAYRVITPKQLVGMDEEQLHYTTREEQVHLLEQILAASESDMYEEGQSLDKGGSSHRRVGNMSSMSGADDSVYAEKRKGGKKEHLHYLFKKFRS; encoded by the coding sequence GAGAAAGGAGTGCAGACAACACCTAAAGATCAGTATGGTGCGTTTGACTTTCGTGCACAACTAGAGCTTAGAGATGATTATACTTCCAGACCCTTGTGGGTAGCTCCAAATGGCCACATTTTTTTGGAGAGCTATTCCCCTGTATACCAGCATGCTAAGGATTTCCTCATCACAATTGCAGAACCAGTCTGCCGTCCAGAATTTATCCATGAATACAAACTTACTGCTTATTCATTGTATGCAGCTGTAAGTGTTGGTATGCAAACacatgatataattgaatatcttCGTAGGTTGTGCAAGACTTCGTTGCCACCAGGTATTTGTGACTTTATCCAGAGTTGCACACTGTCATACGGAAAAGTGAAACTTGTTCTGAAGAAGAATCGTTACTATGTAGAAAGTGACTTCCCAGAAGTTATTCAGAAACTTGTGAAACACCCGGCCGTACAGGAGTGCATGTTAAGGCCAAGTGATGGAGTCTTCAGTTCTGAAAAACAAAAGTCTCAGGCCATTATGTTTACAAGTCATCAAGCTCAGATGGCTGGGGGAGGAGATAATCCTGAAGAAGAGGATGCAGATAAAGATCCAAAAGATGGAACAACTGTAATACCAGAAGATATAAATGACCTTTATGAGAAATTGGACAAGgcagatgatgatgaagatgaagaaagagcaTCCCATACAGTTTCATTTGAGGTTAATCaggataaaattgaaaatctacaGAAAACTTGTATTGGCTTAGATTATCCTCTACTTGCTGAGTATGATTTCAAAAATGACACAGTTAATGAGTCcataaaaatagatttaaaaccATCTGCAGTATTACGACCTTACCAGGAAAAAAGCCTCAGGAAAATGTTTGGAAATGGAAGGGCCAGATCAGGAATCATTGTACTTCCATGTGGTGCTGGAAAGAGTTTAGTGGGAGTTACTGCTTGCTGCACCGTCAATAAAAAGGCTCTAGTTTTATGTAATTCAGGAGTTTCAGTAGAACAATGGAAGCAACAGTTTAAGATGTGGTCGACTGCAACAGATGATATGATCTGCAGATTTACTTCTGATGCCAAAGACAAGCCATTCAATGCTGGTATTTTAATTACCACATATGCTATGATATCTCACAACCAGAAGCGAGCTTATGAAGCAGAGCAGACAATGAACTGGTTGAAAGAGCAAGAGTGGGGAATTATGGTTTTAGACGAAGTGCACACAATACCTGCAAAAATGTTCAGGAGAGTACTTACTATTGTCCAGTCACACTGTAAATTAGGCTTAACTGCAACTCTTGTTCGTGAGGATGACAAAATTGCAGATCTCAATTTTCTCATAGGACCAAAATTATATGAGGCTAATTGGTTGGAACTTCAAAAAGAAGGCTATATTGCCAAAGTTCAGTGTGCTGAAGTATGGTGTCCAATGACACCAGAGTTTTACCGTGAATATTTAAATGGTAAGGTTTCTGATCAGAAAATCAAGCTTTTGTGTGGTATGAATCCTAATAAATTCAGAACTTGTGAATTTTTGATCAAGTATCATGAAAACAGAAATGACAAAATTATTGTGTTTATTGATGAAGTGTATGCACTGGTGCACTATGCTAAAACAATgcaaaaaatgtatatttgtgGCAAAACAAATCAAAAAGAGAGAATGACcatcattcagaatttcaaattGAATCCAaaagtgaacaccatattcttcagTCGAGTGGCTGATACATCATTCGATATTCCTGAGGCAAATGTTCTGATTGAGATTTCCTCTCAAGGTGGTTCACGTCGTCAGGAAGCTCAGAGACTGGGTCGTATTCTTCGAGCCAAGAAAGGCGCAGTCGCAGAGAATTACAATGCCTTCTTCTATGCCCTTCTGTCTCAAGACACCAGAGAAATGGGATATTCTAGGAAGAGGCAGAGTTTTCTAATCAACCAAGGTTATGCTTATCGTGTTATAACACCAAAACAGTTGGTGGGAATGGATGAGGAGCAACTCCATTATACCACTAGAGAAGAGCAGGTTCATCTTCTTGAGCAAATTCTAGCTGCTTCAGAGTCAGATATGTATGAGGAAGGACAGTCTTTAGATAAAGGCGGCAGTTCTCATCGTCGTGTTGGTAACATGAGTTCCATGTCTGGTGCTGATGATTCTGTGTATGCTGAGAAGAGAAAAGGTGGGAAGAAGGAGCATTTGCACTACCTTTTCAAAAAGTTCAGGTCATAG